CAGGGATGTTATGAGGAAGCAGCAGGATGCTCATGgcctacagagagagaggggaagaggacaAAGAGGACAGCTGTGGCATCTGCCATTGTATCAACAGCGTGAGTTTGAATTCAAACTGAATCAGAATTTACAGACAGAGGAAGCACACATGCTAACTGAGTATCTGCAGAGCCAGCAAGACAccgtattttattttacaatacttAACTATGACCATGTGTGTTGTGAGACTGTCAGGTGTAATTGAAGTGATTTCTGTATCCAGGTGCAGTTTTCCTGTAACCAGGGGTGATGCAAGACCTAGGTACTGAAACTCGATCCTGGGGAACCTCTGTatattctggtttttgttccaaccacaactgcattCCCTGAATTTTAgcaagctgttcattttcttaattacgtgcttttcatgttcagagggattatttaacattttaagccacattatgtcggAAATAGCTGTGAGCAGCTTTGAGCACAGAGGATGTGAAGTTCACCTGTGGCCAGGTGTCGATGTGGGGGATGAGCATCCTCAGGCGGGCCTCGACGGCGTATCGCAGGAACTCCGCCGTTTCCTTCGGTCTGAAATGGAGAGGACGCCGCCACCTCAGCCAAAGCCTGCGTGCTGTCAGCAGCGTCAGTTACTGCGCATCACGTTACAAATGGGTGTGTGGGGGCCGTGCGGTAATCCTCAACGGAGAAGCAGGGATCATTCTAGAACACTCGGGAATTTAGGGTcactgtaaaagaaaatggctacagataccagaggtggaaaatctaggttcagaaagtaaaagtcctctgcagtatttttttttttccaagaatttCCTGAATattctaattagcacaattcttcagccaggaggtagacctaattagtgaaatcagttgGTTGAGtccatgggtggaagaaacactcGGCAGGAATTTTACTTTGTGACCCCGGGACTTTGCACCACTTGCATATACTAGTGCTGCAGTAGAAGGTGTTATGTGTCactctgtgtacgtgtgtgcgtgcatgtgtgtccatgGTGTGTGAGTACGTGCATGTGGTGCTTGtctatgcagtgtgtgtgagtacgtgcaTGTGGTGCTTGtctatgcagtgtgtgtgagtgtgtaagcagTTACTCACTCTGCCTGGCCCAGCTGGACCTGGTTGTGATGTTCAGCCAGAATCTTGGCCAGCTGGGCGTTGCCGTCGGAGATGAAGTGCAGCACCAAGTCTCCCGCCCCGTTGGTGAACATTCCGGAAGCCGCCGAAGACAGACCCACGGCCTGTCgcgtgggagagagggagcgagacgCGCTCGCGATAAACGCAACCCGCCATCCCGCACGGGACGTCCACACGTCCCGTGCGGGGGGTGTGTaaaacccccacaccccctgccTGCCGTTATTTTTCACCAGGCACTGTGCAGACGCACCACTCGGTAATGCTATATTACATTAGCCTGCGCTGCAGTGTCATGTTGTCTGCAATCCGTAATCTGTCCGGATTATCAACGCGGCAGTAGGTCCGCGTGGCGGTATTCCCACTGCCCGCGCGGCCGGCGGGGGCGGACTCACctgcgcggcggcggcgatggCCTCGGCCGACCAGCCGTGCTGCGGGACGAAGTCCAGCGCCGTGGCGAGGATTCGCGCCCGGAGCTCCTCCTCCGTCTCGTAGCcgtcgccctcctcctccccgccctcGTCTGCGCCGCTGCGCAAGCGGAGAAgccggttagggttacagctgcGGCGACCGATCCTGTGCCTGGAGCTGTGCGGTCCTGCAgactttcactccaaccctaatttggcacacctgctaattagcagctgttgaatgaggtgcgctccGTTAGGGTTGGGAGTGAAAGCCGGCAGGACggcagacctccaggaacagggttggttaccgcCGGGTTAGCGCACGCGGCGCCGCAGAGGACAGTGGCACAGGGGCGTTTACACCAGCCCGGGCCCTCTTAAACGCCCGTCTGCGGCGACCGCCGACTCTCACAGAGTACATGACAGGCTGCTGTGATGTTAACACAATGTTGCGGCAGCCTTGCGAGAACGTTAGAGGTAAGTTAGCTGGGTGCTGACCTGGGGTCGGGCTCCGGAGCCTCCTGCTCAGACGCAGACTCCGCCTGCGCAGGTGTTTCCAGCTCAGGCGCAGACGCAGACTCCGCCTGCGCAGGTGTTTCCAGCTCaggcgcagacgcagacgctgCCTGCGCAGGTGTTTCCAGCTCaggcgcagacgcagacgctgCCTGCGCAGATGTTTCCAGCTCAGGCGGAGACGCTGCCTGCGCAGACGCCTCTTCCTCAGGTGCAGCTTGAGCAGATGCCTCTTTCTCAGGGGCAGACGCCTCATCCTCAGATGAAGATCCCTCATCCTCAGGTGCAGACTCGGACACTTCCTGCCCAGATGCCTCTGACTCGGGCGTATGCGCAGATGCCTCCAGACCAGATGCAGACTCGGATAACTCCTGCGCAGGTGTAGACGCAGGACTGGGAGCTGATTCCGGCACGTCTTGCACAGGTGCAGAAACAGAAGCCTCCACCTCAGGTGTGGGGGCAGTTGCCTCCACCTCAGGTGTCGGTGCAGACACAGATTCGGGCATGGTTTGTTCAGGTGCCGATGCTTTCTGTGCGGATGCTGTTTCCTGCTCTGATGACTGAGCCTGGTGAGCCAcagagggtgaggaagaggaggaggatgaggaagatgcAGCGGTGGTTAGTTGGTCTGATTTGGACTCGTCCTGCAACCTCAGTCGGGCAGCCTGACGGAAGCCGCGCTGCACGCGGCTGCACTGGGGCGTGACCATTCCTGGAGGCGGGGCCACAGAGGAACTTATGTAATGAGCGTTATTTTATAAGTCATTATTCGCCCAATATAAAATTATCAGATGCCTTTGCAATTCCGTTTAAACCCAACTGCTAAGACTTTGTGATATGCATGCACTTAAAAACCTTACTCATTAGAACTATTAGGCTATACCTTAGCGAGAAAGTTAAGCCTGCGGGTGAGCGGGGGAAaactgaataatacatttttacaaacatttatatttatatttgaagtaAACAGAAAGCAACATTTTGTAGTCAGTGGTGTGGGCGGAGGTAATACATTCTGATTTCAGATACATTAACGTGACTGCAAATGACAGGGaaacttaaaaacaacaaatcagtGAAAACGGTGCGTTGTAAAGATATGAACAAGGGACAATCTCCTTCCTTTGCGTACATTCCACGAATCAACGTTATCATCGCATGTCATGAAAACATAGTTTGTGAATAGCAAAGATAACTCGTCCAATTGTTCGTTATAAGTTTTACCGTTACTGTAATGCTGGACAGCTGTGCCGTCCTTCGCAATCACCTTGCCCCACATACAGTTAGCTTGCTATTTTTCAAagttacattaattatttaGCTTGCACCATCATGGGGTAGCACGGTGACTCAGAGACGAAAAGTTTAGACAGACTGATCCAACGACATAAGTCCAGCTCACCGCTGCCAAGAGCCCGTAGGACCCTCCCAGCACGTAGCCCTCTGAGCAGTGCCGCCATATCCAGCTGCTACTGCACAACGACTTCGTTGGCTACGTCACTACCCTGCGACGAGTTTCACAAGGAAGCGTCTTTTAATAACATCGTCGTCAGTGTTGTTAAGTTCACGACTGTGGGAAGTCAAGGCGAGCGTTTATCTATCGAGTATTGGAGTTCGACGCGTTATCGAACCGTTTCTTTATTAAACCTTGTGTAATACAATCCGTTCTGCCACGTTCCATTTGGGTTTTGTGATAACAGTCACGTTGGTAAGTGTGAGCTCACGCCGATTGCGCTTATCTGCGTCACATTGAATTGGTCCTATTGTAAAGTTAGAAGTGTTCTCTTGTTgtgaacaaataaaagcaaagtaCAGAATCCGGTAAGGTAAGGCTGAATACTATACACAACAGCCCAGTTACTGTTAACTAGAACGACACCGTTTAGCACGTGTTATGTGATTACTTGCGTGTGTGCCAGTTTTCTCTCTATCGAGATAACGTCATATAAACTGACGCGAGTTACTTTTGTTGTGTAGCTAGCCAGGTTAACACGTTCGCGTTTGTGCTCAAAATGTGCAGACGTCTGTGAAGATATAACGAGCCATAAAATGCTTTATGTTTTTCATTGGTTTCAGAAATACAAGTTAACTGTGGCGACCCAGTCGTGTAGGCAGTTGGCAAACGTAAAATAACTATGCCGAACTCTTAACTAAAATGTTACGCGCATGAAAAAGGTCATTCAGTCAGACACAGAACGGTCCCCACCCGACCTGTGGTGCTGCGGAAGCTCTGCAGTTACCGTTTGACCGGCTCAGTGGAATCCTGACAGTCCCTGGCAGGTGTACCGGAGGCCATATTGCTGagtatttttacaaaacatgtATTGTTATTGGATTGGATAACATAATGGAACCATACAATGGACAGGATGCGATTACGTCAATAAACGTGAAGATGCGTACCATCTGTTTTGCGTAGTTCACAAGCCTGAAATAATTCTCGACTTGTTTCACCTCCGAGGCAACAGTTTTGTGGATGAGAACGTTTAACACAGGagtaatattttctgtttgtgtgtgtgtgtgtgtgtgtgttcagaggcGATGGCGAACCTTGGTGTGCAAGAGGGGCAGAAGGTGATGCTGGTCTGGTCCCTGCCCTGCCAGCCAGAAGCACTGAAGGAGCTCGCAGAGAGCCTGGGAGCTGCAGTGGGGAGCACAGGCCAGGTTTCTGTGGAGAACATGGAGAGACTACATCTCTGTGAGTTTCACtgagggaagggggtggagctATGCATGTCTCatggggatgggggcggggctggggctgtGTACCTATGAAAAGGAgggagcagtgctgtgtgtttgagggggAAAGGGGTAGCTTGTATAAATAGCTCAATTTGATAAACTGAAGCAGTGATTATTCCCCCTCCCAGCCTCTCACAAGCCGTCCAGCTTCGACTGGGTTCTGTCGGGGCTGATTGCCGGCAGCTGCGTGGTCCACAGCTTGGACGCGCTAGCAGAGATGGCCAAAGTGACCAAGCCCGGCGGAAAAGTGCTCCTGGAGGAGCCAGTCACAGGTAGGCAGGGAGGACAAGGGAAGTCAGTCAAGACTGCTACATGGTCCCTGTGGCGAATGCAGActtgtacatgttttttttttttttttttttaaacattggcGGTTATTCTGTGTGACCTTGaatctgacctttgacccccgaCCTCTGCTCTCAGGCAGTGAGGACAGCAAGGTGAGGACGCCGCAGAAGCTGACGTCGGCCCTGAAGCTGTCCGGTCTGGTGTCCGTGACGGAGGTGAGTTCCGCGACTTTGCCCTAGTCGGCACTCCAGTGACTCCCGCCTCTAGGGGGCGCCGCAGGCTGACGAGCGCGTCTCCTCCCCAAGGTGAGCTCGGGACCCCTGAGCCCGGAGGAGCTGGAGTCGCTGCGGGAGGCGACGGGGTACCAGGGGAA
Above is a genomic segment from Anguilla rostrata isolate EN2019 chromosome 16, ASM1855537v3, whole genome shotgun sequence containing:
- the LOC135242043 gene encoding ubiquinone biosynthesis protein COQ9-B, mitochondrial-like isoform X1 yields the protein MAALLRGLRAGRVLRALGSGMVTPQCSRVQRGFRQAARLRLQDESKSDQLTTAASSSSSSSSSPSVAHQAQSSEQETASAQKASAPEQTMPESVSAPTPEVEATAPTPEVEASVSAPVQDVPESAPSPASTPAQELSESASGLEASAHTPESEASGQEVSESAPEDEGSSSEDEASAPEKEASAQAAPEEEASAQAASPPELETSAQAASASAPELETPAQAASASAPELETPAQAESASAPELETPAQAESASEQEAPEPDPSGADEGGEEEGDGYETEEELRARILATALDFVPQHGWSAEAIAAAAQAVGLSSAASGMFTNGAGDLVLHFISDGNAQLAKILAEHHNQVQLGQAEPKETAEFLRYAVEARLRMLIPHIDTWPQAMSILLLPHNIPDSLKHLSTLIDDIWYYAGDRSTDMNWYTRRAALTGVYNTTELVMLQDSSPDFQDTWVFLDKRIQDIVNMANTAKQVQATGEAVVQGIMGAAVTLSNLAGMNQRR
- the LOC135242043 gene encoding ubiquinone biosynthesis protein COQ9-B, mitochondrial-like isoform X3, whose product is MAALLRGLRAGRVLRALGSGMVTPQCSRVQRGFRQAARLRLQDESKSDQLTTAASSSSSSSSSPSVAHQAQSSEQETASAQKASAPEQTMPESVSAPTPEVEATAPTPEVEASVSAPVQDVPESAPSPASTPAQELSESASGLEASAHTPESEASGQEVSESAPEDEGSSSEDEASAPEKEASAQAAPEEEASAQAASPPELETSAQAASASAPELETPAQAESASEQEAPEPDPSGADEGGEEEGDGYETEEELRARILATALDFVPQHGWSAEAIAAAAQAVGLSSAASGMFTNGAGDLVLHFISDGNAQLAKILAEHHNQVQLGQAEPKETAEFLRYAVEARLRMLIPHIDTWPQAMSILLLPHNIPDSLKHLSTLIDDIWYYAGDRSTDMNWYTRRAALTGVYNTTELVMLQDSSPDFQDTWVFLDKRIQDIVNMANTAKQVQATGEAVVQGIMGAAVTLSNLAGMNQRR
- the LOC135242043 gene encoding ubiquinone biosynthesis protein COQ9-B, mitochondrial-like isoform X2; the encoded protein is MWGKVIAKDGTAVQHYSNGMVTPQCSRVQRGFRQAARLRLQDESKSDQLTTAASSSSSSSSSPSVAHQAQSSEQETASAQKASAPEQTMPESVSAPTPEVEATAPTPEVEASVSAPVQDVPESAPSPASTPAQELSESASGLEASAHTPESEASGQEVSESAPEDEGSSSEDEASAPEKEASAQAAPEEEASAQAASPPELETSAQAASASAPELETPAQAASASAPELETPAQAESASAPELETPAQAESASEQEAPEPDPSGADEGGEEEGDGYETEEELRARILATALDFVPQHGWSAEAIAAAAQAVGLSSAASGMFTNGAGDLVLHFISDGNAQLAKILAEHHNQVQLGQAEPKETAEFLRYAVEARLRMLIPHIDTWPQAMSILLLPHNIPDSLKHLSTLIDDIWYYAGDRSTDMNWYTRRAALTGVYNTTELVMLQDSSPDFQDTWVFLDKRIQDIVNMANTAKQVQATGEAVVQGIMGAAVTLSNLAGMNQRR